A single window of Eucalyptus grandis isolate ANBG69807.140 chromosome 1, ASM1654582v1, whole genome shotgun sequence DNA harbors:
- the LOC104456072 gene encoding threonine dehydratase biosynthetic, chloroplastic codes for MEALQLAPPWPPLFRWRRPAAAAAGPPRTLSAPAQGRPRRPLVRAALSKQTAEASPSLAPRDIPSAQASAPAPATAAPPPPPSLPRVSASSLQYPPGYLGAVPDRTAAEGAGENITNAMSYLTNILSSKVYDVAKETPLQLATKLSERWGVNVWLKREDLQPVFSFKLRGAYNMMAKLPKEQLEKGVICSSAGNHAQGVALAAKRLNCSAVIAMPVTTPEIKWRSVERLGSTVVLVGDSYDEAQAYAKKRGEEEGRTFIPPFDHPDVIMGQGTIGMEIVRHMQGPLHAIFVPVGGGGLIAGIAAYVKRVSPEVKIIGVEPADANAMALSLHHGQRIMLDQVGGFADGVAVKVVGEETFRLCKELVDGVVLVSRDAICASIKDMFEEKRNILEPAGALALAGAEAYCKYYGLKGENVVAITSGANMNFDKLRVVTELANVGRQQEAVLATLMPEKPGSFKQFCELVGPMNITEFKYRCNSDKEAVVLYSVGLHTASELQQMQKRMKDSHLTTYNLTGNDLVKDHLRYLMGSRLNLQDEVLCRFVFPERPGALMKFLDTFSPRWNISLFHYRGQGETGANVLVGIQVTQSEMDEFKECADGLGYDYAMVTNDEAFRLLMHSD; via the exons ATGGAGGCTCTCCAATTGGCGCCACCGTGGCCTCCCCTCTTCCGCTGGCgacgccccgccgccgccgccgccgggccgCCCCGCACCCTCTCCGCCCCGGCCCAGGGCCGCCCGCGGAGGCCGCTAGTGAGGGCCGCCCTGTCCAAGCAAACGGCCGAGGCGTCCCCGTCGCTCGCCCCCCGCGACATCCCGTCCGCGCAGGCGTCCGCGCCCGCTCCCGCGACGGcggcgccaccgccgccgccgtccctgCCCAGGGTCTCGGCCAGCTCCCTCCAGTACCCGCCGGGATACCTCGGGGCGGTGCCCGATCGCACGGCTGCCGAGGGTGCCGGGGAAAACATCACCAATGCCATGAGCTATCTGACCAACATTTTGTCGTCCAAGGTTTACGACGTGGCGAAGGAGACTCCGTTGCAGCTCGCCACGAAGCTCTCCGAGAGGTGGGGAGTGAATGTGTGGCTCAAGAGAGAAGATTTGCAGCCC GTTTTCTCTTTCAAACTCCGTGGCGCCTATAACATGATGGCAAAGCTTCCTAAAGAACAGTTGGAAAAAGGGGTTATCTGCTCATCTGCAGGGAATCATGCCCAGGGGGTCGCCCTTGCTGCCAAGAGACTAAATTGCAGTGCTGTAATTGCAATGCCTGTCACAACGCCAGAGATCAAG TGGCGCTCTGTTGAGAGGCTTGGTAGCACAGTGGTTCTCGTGGGGGATTCCTATGATGAGGCTCAAGCATATGCCAAGAAgcgaggagaggaggaggggcGTACATTTATACCTCCCTTTGATCACCCGGATGTCATCATGGGGCAGGGTACTATTGGCATGGAAATTGTGCGTCACATGCAAGGTCCATTGCACGCCATTTTTGTTCCTGTGGGGGGTGGTGGCCTCATAGCTGGTATTGCTGCTTATGTTAAGAGGGTTTCTCCAGAG GTAAAGATAATTGGGGTTGAGCCTGCTGACGCGAATGCTATGGCATTGTCACTTCATCATGGCCAGAGAATAATGTTGGACCAGGTTGGAGGTTTCGCGGATGGTGTAGCAGTTAAAGTGGTTGGTGAAGAAACATTCCGTCTGTGCAAAGAGTTGGTAGATGGCGTAGTTCTCGTGAGCCGAGACGCAATATGTGCCTCAATAAAG GACATGTTTGAGGAGAAAAGGAACATTCTGGAACCTGCAGGTGCTCTGGCGCTTGCTGGAGCTGAGGCATACTGCAAGTACTATGGTCTCAAGGGAGAAAATGTCGTTGCAATAACCAGTGGGGCAAACatgaattttgataaattaaGGGTGGTGACTGAACTTGCAAACGTGGGTAGGCAACAAGAGGCGGTCCTTGCAACGCTTATGCCTGAGAAGCCTGGAAGCTTCAAGCAGTTCTGTGAATTG GTTGGCCCGATGAATATAACGGAGTTCAAATATCGATGTAATTCAGATAAAGAGGCTGTCGTACTGTACAG TGTAGGCCTTCACACTGCTAGTGAACTTCAACAGATGCAAAAGAGGATGAAGGATTCTCATCTGACAACTTACAATCTCACAGGCAATGATCTGGTCAAAGATCATTTGCGTTACCTG aTGGGGAGCCGGTTAAACCTTCAAGATGAGGTTCTTTGTCGTTTTGTCTTCCCAGAAAGGCCTGGTGCTCTGATGAAGTTCTTAGATACCTTCAGTCCTAGATGGAACATTAGTTTGTTTCACTACCGTGGACAG GGTGAAACTGGTGCAAATGTATTGGTTGGAATCCAAGTGACTCAATCTGAGATGGATGAGTTTAAGGAGTGCGCAGATGGTCTTGGATATGATTATGCAATGGTCACCAATGATGAGGCTTTCCGACTGTTGATGCATTCTGATTAG
- the LOC104438714 gene encoding LOW QUALITY PROTEIN: GDSL esterase/lipase At5g03820 (The sequence of the model RefSeq protein was modified relative to this genomic sequence to represent the inferred CDS: inserted 1 base in 1 codon) has translation MRIVKGLLGLLAVLGLVAHGDPLVPALCIFGDSVVDAGNNNDLYTLVKANFPPYGRDFASHNPTGRFCNGKLATDFTAENLGFTSYQPAYLSREATGKNLLIGANFASAASGYLDRTAQLYQSISLPQQLNNYKDWQSKVVSMVGRRKANAXFSGAIHLLSAGNSDFIQNYYIDPVLSGAFTPDQFSDILLTSYSNFIQDLYGAGARKIGVTSLPPTGCLPAARTLFGSGSAQCVARLNQDAVLFNNKLNSTSQSLQKRLPGLKLVVFDIYQPLLDLVTKPAENGFFESTKACCGTGTVETSLLCNARSIGTCTNATGYVFWDGFHPSEAANMALAGALLSQGFSLIS, from the exons ATGAGAATTGTGAAAGGGCTTTTGGGATTGCTTGCAGTGCTTGGTTTAGTGGCTCATGGGGATCCTCTTGTGCCTGCACTGTGCATCTTTGGGGACTCGGTGGTGGACGCGGGCAACAACAACGATCTCTACACGCTTGTCAAGGCCAACTTCCCCCCTTATGGAAGAGACTTTGCCTCTCACAACCCCACTGGCAGGTTTTGCAATGGAAAGCTTGCCACAGATTTCACTG CCGAGAACCTCGGATTCACTTCCTACCAACCGGCTTACCTTAGCCGTGAAGCAACAGGGAAAAACCTCTTGATCGGAGCCAACTTTGCCTCGGCTGCTTCCGGCTATTTAGACCGGACGGCCCAGTTATAC CAATCTATTTCGCTGCCCCAGCAGCTGAACAACTACAAGGACTGGCAAAGCAAAGTGGTGAGTATGGTGGGAAGGCGCAAAGCCAACG ATTTTTCGGGCGCGATCCACCTTCTGAGCGCGGGGAACAGTGACTTCATTCAGAACTACTACATCGATCCCGTTCTCAGTGGAGCTTTCACACCAGACCAATTCTCCGACATTCTCCTCACATCTTACTCCAATTTCATCCAG GATCTCTATGGAGCGGGAGCGAGGAAAATTGGAGTGACAAGCCTACCCCCAACTGGATGTTTGCCGGCAGCCAGAACTCTCTTTGGATCCGGAAGCGCCCAGTGTGTAGCAAGATTGAACCAAGACGCGGTTTTGTTCAATAATAAGCTAAATAGCACATCTCAGAGCTTGCAGAAAAGGCTCCCAGGTCTCAAACTTGTGGTCTTCGACATCTACCAGCCCCTCTTGGACCTGGTCACAAAACCTGCTGAGAATG GGTTCTTTGAATCTACGAAGGCCTGCTGTGGAACAGGTACAGTGGAAACATCCTTGCTTTGCAATGCAAGGTCCATTGGAACATGCACAAATGCTACCGGTTACGTTTTTTGGGATGGATTCCATCCCTCTGAAGCCGCTAACATGGCCTTGGCAGGAGCACTCCTTTCTCAAGGATTCTCTCTCATTTCTTGA
- the LOC104438724 gene encoding E3 ubiquitin-protein ligase UPL7: MDATRKHQVSLRGASAREITRDALLEKVSQEREARSYARRANAAALFIQRVWRRYHVTRMAALHFREEWDALVNHHSGLMTGTWISCSLLRPFLFFVRCLSVQRHTIQPRDVACLEKCFKILLESIHSTDLRRNFCCLAIGTLEERRTWNFQAQKLIILCSFILASCDTNHPGSKDMVALTSLAMRLPVVLTDRNGWKISPQDHFRDVDLAVKNLICFMGSKSGLYVSVRKYIMKLDVFLPSQCAGLAQTEDRFLITASALTLALRPFHVIKSNKDGPSLVDIDCAPTQYCISLLTIPWLLQRLPAFLVPALKHKSVLSPCFQTLLMLRGKFLSDMSDIHQQGTFCWHKAIPPVGWALANVICLMTGNDNGSLETPIFCQDVEHGLYVRVVITLAENFLDWIDNARSLIKENQRCECDCGTFEGSTNFSIFKKESVSGLSERSYVELLRPVYHQSHLTDLLAVLSTDMCAQGAEMLASENLDNLGKLELVHISYFYSYMLRLFSVLNPVAGSLPILNMLSFTPGFLVSLWRSLETNIFHGASDRARDYPGSRKNGILDVRQQTSKFGGGKWTSVLQMITGKSQASAGSGLTDSTDSHISSGLVDEDSCDVWDVELLRSGPQGLSKDMSCLLHLFCATYSHLLLVLDDIEFYEKQVPFKLEEQRRITSALNTLVYSGLSRSSCLQNKPMMESATKCLHLMYERDCRHQFCPPDLWLSPARKSRPPIAIAARTHDVLSTKSDDLLLVSSMGSIITTMPHVYPFEERVEMFREFIKMDKVSRVMAGEVAGPGSRNIEIVIRRGNIVEDGFRQLNTLGSRLKSSIHVSFVSECGLPEAGLDYGGLSKEFLTDLSKAAFSPEYGLFTQTSTEDRLLMPNISAKYLEYGLQMIEFLGRIVGKALYEGILLDYSFSHVFVQKLLGRYSFLDELSTLDPEVYRNLMYIKHFDGDVKELSLDFTITEESFGKNHVFELRPGGRDICVTNENKMQYIHAIADYKLNRQILAFANAFYRGLTDLISPSWLKLFNASEFNQLLSGGYHDIDVDDLRSNTRYTGGYSEGSRTVKLFWEVMKGFEPKERCMLLKFVTSCSRAPLLGFKHLQPTFTIHKVACDAPVWATFGGQDVERLPSASTCYNTLKLPTYKRASTMRSKLLYAISSNTGFELS, from the exons ATGGACGCAACTCGCAAGCACCag GTTTCGTTGAGGGGCGCGAGCGCGAGGGAGATCACGAGGGACGCTCTTCTCGAGAAGGTGTCTCAGGAGAGGGAGGCCCGGAGCTACGCGAGGCGCGCCAATGCAGCTGCGCTGTTCATTCAG agAGTATGGAGGCGTTACCATGTGACAAGAATGGCAGCTTTGCATTTTCGAGAAGAATGGGATGCCTTGGTGAATCATCATTCTGGTTTGATGACCGGAACATGGATTTCTTGCAGCCTTTTGCgacctttcctcttctttgttAGATGCTTGTCTGTCCAGCGTCATACTATTCAACCCAGAGATGTTGCCTGCTTGGAGAAGTGCTTTAAGATTCTTTTGGAGAGTATTCACTCTACTG ATCTGAGGAGaaacttttgctgcttggccaTCGGCACACTTGAAGAGAGAAGAACCTGGAATTTTCAGGCACAGAAGCTGATCATACTGTGCTCCTTCATTCTTGCATCATGTGACACAAATCATCCTGGTTCCAAAGATATGGTTGCTCTTACCTCACTAGCAATGCGTCTACCGGTTGTCTTAACTGATCGCAATGGATGGAAGATTTCACCTCAGGATCATTTCAGGGATGTTGATCTAGCTGTCAAGAATTTGATCTGCTTTATGGGAAGTAAGAGTGGGCTTTACGTATCTGTTAGAAAGTACATCATGAAACTGGATGTTTTTTTGCCATCACAATGCGCTGGTCTGGCACAGACCGAAGATAGATTCTTGATCACAGCAAGTGCATTAACTTTAGCTCTCCGGCCATTTCACGTGATAAAGTCCAATAAAGATGGACCAAGCCTTGTGGATATTGACTGTGCTCCCACACAGTACTGTATATCTCTCCTGACAAttccttggcttcttcaacgGTTACCAGCTTTTCTGGTTCCTGCTTTGAAGCATAAATCTGTTCTTTCACCATGCTTCCAGACTCTTCTG ATGTTGAGAGGAAAATTTTTATCGGACATGTCAGATATTCATCAGCAAGGAACTTTCTGTTGGCATAAGGCAATTCCTCCAGTTGGTTGGGCTCTTGCAAATGTCATATGCCTAATGACAGGGAATGACAATGGTTCTCTAGAAACTCCAATATTTTGTCAAGATGTAGAACATGGATTATATGTTCGAGTTGTTATTACTCTAGCAGAAAACTTCTTGGATTGGATTGATAATGCTAGATCCttaataaaggaaaatcaaagaTGTGAATGTGACTGTGGAACTTTCGAGGGGTCCACCAACTTTTCTATCTTTAAGAAAGAGTCCGTATCGGGGCTTTCAGAAAGGTCTTACGTGGAGTTACTGAGGCCTGTTTATCATCAGTCACATCTGACAGACCTTTTGGCTGTCTTGAGTACAGATATGTGTGCTCAGGGAGCTGAAATGCTGGCATCAGAGAATTTGGATAATTTGGGAAAGTTGGAACTGGTTCACATTTCGTACTTCTACTCTTATATGCTCAGATTATTTTCAGTACTGAACCCTGTGGCTGGATCATTGCCTATCCTTAACATGCTATCCTTTACTCCTGGATTTCTTGTCAGCTTGTGGAGATCGCTGGAAACTAATATTTTTCATGGTGCCTCTGATCGCGCAAGAGATTATCCTGGGAGCAGAAAAAATGGCATTTTGGATGTAAGACAGCAGACGTCTAAGTTTGGAGGTGGTAAATGGACCAGTGTATTGCAGATGATCACTGGCAAGTCTCAGGCCAGTGCTGGTAGTGGTCTTACGGACTCGACTGATTCTCATATTAGCTCTGGCTTGGTGGATGAAGATTCTTGTGATGTGTGGGATGTAGAGCTTCTGAGGTCTGGCCCTCAAGGTCTTTCTAAAGATATGTCTTGTCTGCTGCATCTGTTCTGTGCAACCTATTCACATCTTCTGCTTGTGCTTGATGACATAGAGTTCTATGAAAAACAG GTTCCTTTCAAGCTTGAGGAGCAAAGGAGAATTACATCGGCACTCAATACACTTGTTTATAGTGGCTTGTCTCGTAGCAGTTGTCTGCAGAATAAACCAATGATGGAGTCTGCAACCAAGTGCTTGCATTTAATGTATGAAAGGGATTGCAGGCACCAGTTTTGTCCCCCTGATTTGTGGCTTTCGCCTGCTAGAAAGAGCCGACCTCCTATTGCAATAGCTGCGAGAACTCATGATGTTCTTTCGACCAAATCAGATGATTTATTGTTGGTTTCCAGCATGGGCTCTATTATCACAACTATGCCACATGTATATCCATTTGAAGAAAG AGTTGAGATGTTCAGAGAATTTATCAAGATGGATAAAGTCTCTCGAGTCATGGCGGGTGAAGTAGCAGGGCCTGGTTCTAGAAATATTGAGATAGTCATTCGGAGGGGGAATATTGTCGAAGATGGATTTCGACAATTGAACACCTTGGGTTCAAGATTGAAGTCATCTATCCATGTATCCTTTGTGAGTGAATGTGGACTTCCAGAGGCTGGTCTAGACTATGGTGGATTGTCTAAGGAGTTCTTAACTGATTTGTCAAAAGCTGCCTTCTCGCCCGA GTATGGACTATTCACCCAAACCTCAACTGAAGACAGGCTTCTGATGCCGAATATATCTGCAAAGTATCTCGAATATGGATTGCAGATGATTGAATTTCTTGGAAGGATTGTTGGTAAAGCTCTCTATGAGGGAATATTGTTAGATTACTCTTTTTCACATGTCTTTGTTCAAAAGTTGTTGGGACGATACAGCTTCCTTGATGAACTGTCAACACTTGATCCTGAGGTTTATAGAAATCTTATGTATATTAAG CACTTCGATGGTGATGTAAAGGAACTGTCTCTGGACTTTACAATTACAGAGGAATCTTTTGGTAAAAATCATGTTTTTGAACTCAGACCTGGTGGCAGGGATATCTGCGTGACAAATGAGAACAAGATGCAGTATATTCATGCAATTGCAGATTATAAGCTTAATCGGCAG ATACTGGCATTTGCAAATGCTTTCTACAGAGGGTTAACGGATCTCATATCACCATCGTGGCTTAAGTTATTTAATGCATCTGAATTTAATCAG TTGCTTTCTGGTGGATACCATGATATTGATGTCGATGATTTGAGAAGTAATACACGCTATACTGGTGGTTATTCTGAGGGAAGCCGGACGGTAAAACTTTTCTGGGAG GTAATGAAAGGATTTGAGCCAAAAGAGCGGTGCATGCTTCTTAAGTTTGTGACAAGTTGTTCTCGAGCTCCTTTACTGGGGTTTAAACACTTGCAGCCAACTTTTACTATCCATAAG GTTGCTTGTGATGCACCTGTCTGGGCAACATTTGGAGGTCAGGATGTCGAGAGACTTCCATCTGCTTCCACATGCTACAATACCTTGAAG CTTCCCACATACAAGCGTGCAAGCACGATGAGATCAAAGCTTCTTTACGCGATTAGTTCCAACACAGggtttgaactttcttag